One genomic segment of Arachis duranensis cultivar V14167 chromosome 4, aradu.V14167.gnm2.J7QH, whole genome shotgun sequence includes these proteins:
- the LOC107486622 gene encoding isoflavone 7-O-methyltransferase isoform X1 produces the protein MTSNNGRSTSESFKAQALVYRHMFSILDSMCLKWIIDSRIPNIIHDHGKPITLLELVSILKIPSTKVDRIDVFMRYMTYIGYFDITKVRIHGDNDGNNQEEEKEAFALTAASELLVKGTENPCISPMVEFVLDPVHSDFFNYLSKWFSDENRRLYEITSGTPWWELLDKNPRLLGLFNDAMAGDSQMIKLALKDHNMAFEGLETIVDVGGGTGTTAQIFSEKFPELKYIVFDLPQVVKNLKGCNNLNFVGGDMFESIPKADAILLKSVLHNWSDDNCIKILRNCKDAVKVLSKDRKGKIIILETVINEKQDEPEITRLKFLMNINMQIMHGKERSEEEWKNIFHEAGLYDYKIFSFTGYLSLIEVYP, from the exons ATGACTTCAAACAATGGGCGCAGCACAAGTGAGAGCTTCAAAGCTCAAGCACTTGTTTATAGGCATATGTTTAGCATCCTAGACTCCATGTGTCTCAAGTGGATCATTGACTCTCGCATACCAAACATAATTCACGACCATGGAAAACCCATTACTCTTTTAGAATTGGTCTCCATTCTCAAAATTCCATCAACTAAAGTTGATCGCATTGATGTTTTCATGCGCTACATGACGTATATTGGATACTTTGATATA ACAAAGGTTAGAATTCATGGCGACAATGATGGCAataatcaagaagaagaaaaagaagcattTGCTCTCACAGCAGCATCTGAACTCTTGGTCAAAGGCACTGAAAACCCTTGTATATCTCCAATGGTGGAGTTTGTATTAGATCCAGTTCATTCAGATTTTTTCAATTATCTGAGCAAGTGGTTTTCAGACGAAAATCGCCGTCTATACGAAATTACTTCGGGGACACCTTGGTGGGAGTTGCTTGACAAGAATCCAAGACTCTTGGGCTTGTTCAATGACGCTATGGCCGGTGATTCTCAGATGATAAAACTGGCACTAAAGGATCACAACATGGCCTTTGAGGGGTTGGAAACAATTGTGGATGTTGGTGGTGGAACTGGAACCACCGCTCAAATTTTCAGTGAGAAATTTCCAGAACTCAAATACATAGTATTTGATCTTCCACAGGTTGTGAAAAATTTGAAGGGATGCAATAATTTGAACTTTGTTGGTGGAGACATGTTTGAATCCATTCCTAAGGCTGATGCAATTCTACTTAAG TCAGTCTTACATAATTGGAGTGATGACAATTGcataaaaatattgagaaacTGTAAAGATGCTGTTAAAGTTTTAAGCAAAGATAGAAAaggtaaaataataattttagaaaccGTGATAAACGAAAAACAAGATGAACCTGAAATTACTCGACTCAAATTTCTTATGAATATAAATATGCAAATTATGCACGGAAAAGAGAGAAGCGAAGAAGAATGGAAAAATATCTTTCATGAAGCTGGCCTCTATGATTATAAGATATTTTCATTTACTGGATATTTATCATTAATAGAAGTCTATCCTTAA